One region of Triticum aestivum cultivar Chinese Spring chromosome 6B, IWGSC CS RefSeq v2.1, whole genome shotgun sequence genomic DNA includes:
- the LOC123138849 gene encoding uncharacterized protein, translating into MAQNSPTVPSHRLSLVELAKQQKLYEPSSDDQDCPIVKAISIPKGELDYGPRGWRARQSKLAYSYYPLAASPRTDTAFCLGTRMVSKGLTWERHDIEYMPRPSGYNEWGANILRNHSFSLKGLGEGSDYLCGAIYCSLGDYSISPALLRSLLEKWDPKTNTFLFSCGERTITLLDMYQMAGLPLDGDLYEEFIPPEHALDPSLCQFPDFLADLLSTHDHLAKNNGGHVTFQVWCDYFHNRRDHSVPYASLREVRLYVAAYIAVWLCYFVVIGGGAYVRARAGVLVMASWIALGRRISLAPPALCSIYFSLRHISTHPVGPCYRIRGWPVHFIIGWMGVYLKNVFGKRAKVSKFPTPKLCPGRLSMVGTMFRIPHDFSPEKAHDFFEKHKNIVWYPSNFSDLATIEAREMPAVNHWRDILRGYTLDNNAPPPLLQQKRKNNPNDVSASSSSNPRLLISVTVSGTRLNARKEGTDILVDGSSEGPSPNATISFDGEERPAVKRKIDSSLGESPCNLDELVEFMHELGDTGTDDNIIGSDLSFEDFNISEPSLNLPTPPTIIYLAAPSYRQVVRKELLISSVARE; encoded by the exons ATGGCGCAGAATTCGCCCACGGTTCCCTCACATCGACTATCCCTTGTCGAGCTAGCCAAGCAACAGAAACTATATGAACCTAGCTCCGATGACCAAGACTGTCCCATAGTTAAAGCTATAAGTATACCAAAGGGTGAACTCGACTACGGCCCTCGCGGTTGGCGAGCGAGACAGTCCAAACTAGCTTACTCATATTACCCATTGGCGGCTTCACCGCGAACTGATACAGCTTTCTGTCTGGGTACTAGGATGGTATCCAAAGGTCTGACTTGGGAACGTCATGATATTGAGTATATGCCCCGTCCTTCAGGTTATAATGAATGGGGGGCAAACATCTTACGGAATCATTCTTTTTCCCTAAAAGGACTTGGTGAAGGTTCAGATTACCTATGTGGAGCCATTTACTGCTCTTTGGGTGATTATTCTATTTCCCCTGCCTTGCTAAGATCTCTGTTAGAAAAATGGGATCCAAAAACCAACACGTTCCTATTCTCATGTGGTGAACGCACTATTACACTCCTTGATATGTATCAAATGGCTGGTCTCCCTCTGGATGGAGACTTATATGAAGAATTTATCCCACCAGAACACGCACTAGACCCCTCCCTTTGCCAATTCCCTGACTTCTTGGCAGACCTATTATCCACACATGATCATCTTGCCAAGAATAATGGCGGCCACGTGACTTTCCAGGTCTGGTGTGACTATTTTCACAACCGGCGAGACCACTCTGTTCCTTACGCGTCTCTTCGTGAGGTACGCTTGTATGTCGCGGCGTACATTGCTGTTTGGTTGTGCTACTTTGTTGTCATTGGCGGGGGAGCCTATGTTCGCGCTCGCGCTGGTGTCCTTGTGATGGCGTCCTGGATCGCTCTAGGGCGTCGAATTTCATTAGCTCCACCAGCACTTTGCTCTATCTATTTTTCGCTTCGTCACATCAGCACCCATCCTGTAGGACCCTGCTATCGGATTAGGGGATGGCCTGTCCATTTCATTATCGGCTGGATGGGGGTTTATCTGAAGAATGTATTTGGTAAACGAGCAAAAGTGAGCAAATTTCCAACTCCTAAGCTTTGTCCAGGGAGATTATCTATGGTGGGGACTATGTTTAGGATTCCACACGATTTTAGCCCTGAAAAGGCGCACGATttctttgagaaacacaagaatattgtgTGGTACCCCTCAAATTTCTCTGACTTGGCTA CTATTGAGGCAAGAGAAATGCCGGCAGTGAATCATTGGAGGGACATCTTAAGAGGTTACACCTTGGATAACAATGCCCCACCGCCTTTGTTGCAACAG AAGCGGAAAAATAATCCAAATGATGTTTCTGCAAGTTCCTCTTCCAATCCTCGACTACTTATAAGCGTGACCGTATCAGGCACGCGTTTAAATGCAAGGAAGGAGGGTACTGACATTTTGGTTGATGGGAGTTCAGAGGGACCTAGTCCAAATGCAACAATCTCTTTCGATGGGGAGGAGAGACCTGCTGTCAAAAGGAAGATTGATTCTTCTCTTGGAGAAAGCCCATGTAACCTAGACGAGTTGGTTGAATTTATGCATGAACTTGGTGATACAGGGACTGATGATAATATCATAGGTTCTGATCTATCATTTGAAGATTTTAATATATCAGAACCATCTCTTAATCTTCCAACTCCCCCCAC TATCATTTATCTTGCCGCTCCTTCTTATCGCCAGGTGGTGCGGAAGGAGCTTCTAATCTCATCAGTGGCGAGGGAATAA